One Xiphias gladius isolate SHS-SW01 ecotype Sanya breed wild chromosome 13, ASM1685928v1, whole genome shotgun sequence genomic window carries:
- the arl4ca gene encoding ADP-ribosylation factor-like 4Ca translates to MGNSFSNLAAFQSLHIVMLGLDSAGKTTVLYRLKFNEFVNTVPTIGFNTERIRLGGAGASRGISCHFWDVGGQEKLRPLWKPYSRCTDGIVYVVDSVDTERLEEARTELHKITRFSENQGTPLLVIANKQDLPRALDVGEIERQLALAELSPSTPYHVQPACAIIGEGLDEGMDKLYEMIVKRRKSLKQKKKRQ, encoded by the coding sequence ATGGGGAATAGTTTCTCCAATTTGGCCGCCTTCCAGTCCCTACACATAGTCATGCTCGGGCTGGACTCTGCGGGCAAAACCACCGTGCTCTACCGGCTGAAATTCAACGAGTTCGTCAACACGGTGCCCACCATCGGCTTCAACACGGAGAGGATCCGGCTGGGCGGCGCGGGGGCCTCCAGGGGCATCAGCTGCCACTTCTGGGACGTCGGGGGCCAGGAGAAGCTGCGGCCCCTGTGGAAGCCCTACAGCCGCTGCACGGACGGCATCGTGTACGTGGTAGACTCCGTGGACACCGAGAGGCTAGAGGAGGCCCGGACCGAGCTGCACAAGATCACGCGGTTCTCGGAGAACCAGGGGACCCCGCTGCTGGTCATCGCCAACAAGCAGGACCTGCCCCGGGCGCTGGATGTCGGGGAGATCGAGCGGCAGCTGGCCCTGGCCGAGCTGAGCCCCTCCACCCCGTACCACGTCCAGCCGGCCTGCGCCATCATAGGAGAGGGGCTGGACGAGGGCATGGACAAGCTGTATGAGATGAtagtgaagaggaggaagtcactgaagcagaagaagaagagacagtGA